The following proteins come from a genomic window of Mauremys mutica isolate MM-2020 ecotype Southern chromosome 7, ASM2049712v1, whole genome shotgun sequence:
- the LOC123373993 gene encoding apelin receptor A-like produces MEDTAAAPLGSEPHYYYGEATESGPGTQCEWPADWEVSVSLLPVRYMLVFVLGLSGNGPVSFTVWWGPRAKRRSADTYVGDLALADPAVAVILPLWAAYTALRFHWPFGSARRKLSRYLVLLNMFASVSCLGCLSLQRDLAIVRLRAALAARVLPALLLRDTQPGPAHSRSAAPGTVPPRARACFAGAQRRACGL; encoded by the coding sequence ATGGAGGACACGGCCGCGGCCCCGCTGGGCAGTGAGCCCCACTATTACTACGGGGAGGCGACCGAGAGCGGGCCGGGCACGCAGTGCGAGTGGCCGGCGGACTGGGAGGTGTCCGTCTCGCTGCTGCCCGTGCGCTACATGCTGGTCTTTGTGCTGGGGCTGTCAGGCAATGGGCCGGTGAGCTTCACCGTGTGGTGGGGCCCACGGGCCAAGCGCCGCTCCGCCGACACCTACGTCGGCGACCTGGCGCTGGCCGACCCAGCCGTCGCGGTGATCCTGCCGCTGTGGGCCGCCTACACGGCGCTGCGCTTCCACTGGCCCTTCGGCTCAGCGCGGCGCAAGCTCAGCAGATACCTGGTGCTGCTCAACATGTTCGCCTCCGTCTCCTGCCTGGGCTGCCTCAGCCTCCAGCGCGACCTGGCCATCGTGCGCCTCCGCGCCGCTCTCGCTGCCCGCGTgctgcccgccctgctgctgcgcGACacacagcccggcccggcccacagccggagtgccgcccctggCACTGTGCCGCCCCGAGCACgcgcttgctttgctggtgcccagcGCCGGGCCTGTGGTTTATAA